A section of the Engystomops pustulosus chromosome 3, aEngPut4.maternal, whole genome shotgun sequence genome encodes:
- the LOC140122036 gene encoding uncharacterized protein codes for MDHPEAPIFPVLDNPCLFRHLPTKDKKQYLQCAATGHLYCVSTGSLYPVILLNPLFVDSNKVKEFNQFIQGNSTCINIIPTAKITHPPTQVNGASTNKTMNDKSSNTKHRDQHLQGNCFPIGNMVSNVTNADPQLNGNTVLSSQSTQKNRSPTDKHGDQPIQGNSASVMLNKQVSDIYNVILPVHDNGPKPTSKLQNADHATQGDKKSVTPNRKGNKKSNFKMEDQPVQGTSASINSKNKASNIKTDKSTQGNSPLPSAGNNSDPTTKKKKKNGSRTKNKSVPSQDNFCAGSKKKSDSSKKNKSTLSSQPKSTRSLIDYSAVYKTYSSVYRTPASSTQTAKQHVPPLHSDHKLSATNKKKSYTYYKFYLNHTIKLIQPIEMNLQDLVFPQNVSFSLAKYSRKHEEGNVEINKVYSLSDFKYKYAPNRTKKRKLPSLNFTNEDYCSMYLQDLNEKTTKKKYMSKWLKTLKQS; via the coding sequence ATGGATCACCCAGAAGCTCCAATATTTCCAGTTTTGGACAATCCATGCCTATTTAGACATTTACCAACAAAGGACAAGAAGCAATATCTGCAGTGTGCAGCAACTGGACATCTCTATTGTGTGTCAACAGGAAGCTTATACCCAGTTATACTATTGAATCCACTGTTTGTCGACAGCAACAAAGTTAAGGAGTTCAATCAATTTATTCAAGGTAATAGTACATGTATTAACATAATTCCTACTGCTAAAATTACTCATCCACCTACGCAGGTGAATGGTGCTTCAACAAATAAAACAATGAACGACAAATCTTCAAACACCAAGCACAGAGATCAACATCTACAAGGTAATTGTTTCCCCATAGGCAACATGGTTTCTAATGTTACAAATGCTGATCCACAACTGAATGGAAATACAGTTTTATCAAGTCAAAGCACCCAGAAGAACAGATCTCCCACAGACAAGCATGGAGACCAACCTATTCAGGGTAATAGTGCTTCTGTAATGCTAAATAAACAGGTCTCCGATATTTACAATGTAATTCTACCTGTGCATGATAATGGTCCAAAGCCTACTTCCAAATTACAGAATGCAGATCACGCCACTCAAGGTGACAAGAAGTCAGTCACTCCTAATAGGAAAGGCAATAAAAAGTCCAATTTCAAAATGGAAGATCAACCTGTGCAGGGTACAAGTGCTTCAATAAACTCCAAGAATAAAGCTTCCAACATCAAGACTGACAAATCTACTCAAGGCAATTCACCTCTTCCAAGTGCAGGCAATAATTCTGATCCAactacaaagaaaaagaaaaaaaatggcagcagAACAAAAAATAAATCTGTTCCTTCACAGGACAATTTTTGTGCAGGTTCTAAGAAAAAATCAGATTCCAGCAAAAAGAATAAATCGACTCTATCCTCTCAGCCCAAGTCTACCAGGTCGCTTATTGACTATTCTGCAGTCTATAAGACCTATTCTTCAGTCTATAGGACCCCAGCTTCATCAACCCAGACCGCAAAGCAACATGTGCCCCCACTTCACTCTGATCACAAACTGTCTGCAACTAATAAGAAAAAATCATACACATACTACAAGTTTTACCTAAATCACACAATTAAGTTAATACAACCTATTGAAATGAATTTACAAGACCTTGTATTTCCCCAGAATGTGTCTTTCTCACTAGCAAAATACTCCAGGAAGCATGAAGAAGGAAATGTTGAGATTAATAAGGTATATTCTTTGTCTGATTTCAagtataaatatgccccaaatcgcacaaaaaaaagaaagctgcCATCTCTAAATTTCACTAATGAAGATTATTGCTCAATGTATTTGCAAGATTTAAATGAGAAAACTACAAAAAAGAAATATATGTCCAAGTGGCTGAAAACTTTAAAACAATCCTAA